One window of Nakaseomyces glabratus chromosome A, complete sequence genomic DNA carries:
- the NOP56 gene encoding snoRNP complex protein NOP56 (CAGL0A04015g~Ortholog(s) have mRNA binding activity, role in rRNA processing and 90S preribosome, box C/D snoRNP complex, small-subunit processome localization), with amino-acid sequence MAIEYLLFEEPTGYAVFKVKLNQDNIGSKLKEVQEQINDFGGFTKLVELVSFAPFKGAAEALENANDISEGLVSESLKNVLELNLPKGSAKSTVTLAISDKNLGPSIKEAFPYVDCIANELAQDLIRGVRLHGEKLLKGLQSGDLERAQLGLGHAYSRAKVKFSVQKNDNHIIQAIALLDQLDKDINTFAMRVKEWYGWHFPELAKLVPDNYTFAKLVLFIKDKASLNEESLHDLAAVVNEDAGIAERIIDNARISMGQDLSETDMENVCVFAQRVVSLVDYRKQLYDYLCEKMHTVAPNLSGLIGEVIGARLISHAGSLTSLSKQAASTVQILGAEKALFRALKTKGNTPKYGLIYHSGFIAKASAKNKGRISRYLANKCSMASRIDNYSDEPTNVFGSVLKKQVEQRLEFYATGKPTLKNELAIHEAMELFNKDKPVSEEPKADSKKRKLEESESESEEEEEKKEKKEKKAKKEKKEKKEKKEKKEKKEKKEKKDKKEKKEKKSKK; translated from the coding sequence ATGGCTATTGAGTATCTGTTGTTTGAGGAGCCTACTGGGTATGCGGTGTTCAAGGTGAAGTTGAACCAGGACAACATTGGTTCTAAGCTGAAGGAAGTGCAAGAGCAGATCAATGACTTCGGTGGGTTCACCAAGCTGGTTGAGCTTGTGTCGTTTGCTCCTTTCAAGGGTGCCGCTGAGGCCTTGGAGAACGCTAACGACATCTCTGAGGGTCTTGTCTCCGAGAGTCTAAAGAACGTTTTGGAGTTGAACTTGCCAAAGGGTTCCGCCAAGTCCACTGTGACATTGGCCATCTCTGACAAGAACTTGGGTCCATCCATCAAGGAAGCTTTCCCATACGTCGACTGTATTGCCAACGAGTTGGCCCAGGACTTGATCCGTGGTGTTAGATTGCATGGTGAAAAGTTGCTGAAAGGTTTGCAATCCGGTGACTTGGAGAGAGCTCAATTGGGTTTGGGTCACGCTTACTCCAGAGCCAAGGTGAAGTTCTCTGTTCAAAAGAACGACAACCACATCATACAAGCTATCGCTCTTTTGGACCAATTGGACAAGGACATCAACACATTCGCCATGAGAGTTAAGGAATGGTACGGTTGGCACTTCCCGGAACTGGCCAAGCTGGTTCCAGACAACTACACCTTCGCTAAGTTGGTCTTGTTCATCAAGGATAAGGCCTCTCTGAATGAGGAATCCCTACACGACTTGGCCGCTGTTGTCAACGAAGATGCTGGTATTGCCGAGAGAATCATTGACAACGCCAGAATCTCCATGGGTCAAGACCTTTCCGAGACCGATATGGAAAACGTTTGTGTCTTTGCCCAGAGAGTTGTTTCTTTGGTCGATTACAGAAAGCAACTATACGACTACTTATGCGAGAAGATGCACACTGTGGCTCCAAACTTGTCTGGATTGATTGGTGAAGTCATCGGTGCTAGACTGATCTCCCACGCTGGTTCTTTGACCAGTCTTTCCAAGCAAGCCGCTTCCACTGTGCAAATCTTGGGTGCTGAGAAGGCTTTATTCAGAGCTTTGAAGACCAAGGGTAACACTCCAAAGTACGGTTTGATCTACCACAGTGGTTTCATTGCCAAGGCCTCTGCTAAGAACAAGGGTAGAATCTCCAGATACCTAGCGAACAAGTGTTCTATGGCTTCTAGAATAGATAACTACTCCGATGAGCCAACAAACGTCTTCGGTTCCGTCTTGAAGAAGCAAGTTGAACAAAGACTTGAATTCTATGCTACCGGTAAGCCAACTTTGAAGAACGAATTAGCCATCCACGAGGCTATGGAATTGTTCAACAAGGACAAGCCAGTATCAGAAGAACCAAAGGCTGACTCTAAGAAGAGAAAACTAGAAGAATCTGAATCTGaatctgaagaagaggaagagaagaaggaaaagaaggaaaagaaggccaagaaggagaagaaggagaagaaagaaaagaaggaaaagaaggaaaagaaagagaagaaggaaaagaaagataagaaggagaagaaggagaagaagtcCAAGAAATAA
- the PWP1 gene encoding rRNA-processing protein PWP1 (CAGL0A04037g~Ortholog(s) have role in rRNA processing and cytosol, nucleolus localization), with protein MISATAWVPRGFPSQFPEKYVLDDEEMERINQMAQLNLEDAKEDLADAQDAQAGAESEEAGEEAGDVAQPNTDRLKDQAEVDDDLKEFDMEHYDDEDGAEGAEMSMFPGLSDEVKFHAGEGDEDAYISMPHEKETEEDKEELQVYPTDNMILATRTEDDISYLDVYVYDDGAGFHSDEIPVEEGDEYDPDVARGMVRDSALYVHHDLMLPAFPLCVEWIDYKVGSSSEEPGNFAAIGTFDPQIEIWNLDSVDKAFPDLILDEPEENSAASLGKSKKKKGKKKGHVTTHHTDAVLSLAHNRQFRTVLASTSADHTVKLWDLNNATAARSMANIHSNKNVSSSQWHMQNASILLTAGYDSRAALTDVRISDEAQMSKYWSVLPGEEIETATFASENIILCGTDAGNVYSFDIRNNEGSKPVWTLKAHDAGISSLSCNRFISGMMATGAMGEKQVKLWKFPTEATAGSSGPGMVLSRDFDVGNVLTSSFAPDIEVAGNIVIGGVSKGLKLWDVFSNRSVRRVFQDELQQVQEAAKAEAKSLGRSSRIARKYIKNDNPDTVLTIEDKNEDEDEDDEGEEDWEDEDEE; from the coding sequence TTGGATGATGAGGAGATGGAGCGGATCAACCAGATGGCTCAATTGAACCTGGAAGATGCCAAGGAGGATCTTGCCGATGCGCAGGATGCGCAGGCTGGTGCTGAGAGCGAAGAGGCGGGTGAAGAGGCAGGTGATGTTGCCCAGCCCAACACTGACAGGTTGAAGGACCAGGCGGAGGTTGACGACGACTTGAAGGAGTTCGACATGGAGCACTACGATGACGAGGACGGTGCTGAAGGTGCTGAGATGTCGATGTTCCCTGGGCTGTCCGATGAGGTGAAGTTCCATGCGGGTGAGGGCGACGAGGACGCATACATCTCAATGCCGCACGAGAAGGAGACCGAGGAGGACAAGGAGGAGTTGCAAGTCTACCCAACGGACAACATGATCCTGGCCACCAGAACCGAGGACGATATCTCTTACTTAGACGTCTATGTCTACGATGATGGTGCTGGTTTCCACAGTGACGAGATACCTGTTGAAGAAGGCGACGAGTACGACCCGGATGTGGCCCGTGGTATGGTCCGTGACTCCGCATTGTATGTGCACCACGACCTCATGCTGCCTGCTTTCCCATTGTGCGTGGAGTGGATCGACTACAAAGTCGGCTCCAGCTCCGAGGAGCCAGGCAACTTCGCGGCCATCGGTACTTTCGACCCTCAAATCGAGATCTGGAACCTGGACTCAGTGGACAAGGCTTTCCCAGACCTGATTCTCGATGAGCCTGAAGAGAACTCGGCCGCCAGTCTGGGcaagagcaagaagaagaaaggtaAGAAGAAGGGCCATGTCACAACACACCACACTGACGCCGTTTTGTCGCTGGCCCACAACAGACAATTCCGTACCGTGCTTGCCTCTACATCTGCTGATCACACCGTTAAGCTATGGGACTTGAACAACGCTACTGCTGCACGTTCCATGGCCAACATCCACAGCAACAAGAACGTCTCCTCGTCTCAGTGGCACATGCAGAACGCTTCAATCTTGCTGACTGCAGGTTACGATTCCCGTGCTGCGTTGACCGATGTTAGAATATCAGACGAGGCTCAGATGTCCAAGTATTGGTCCGTACTACCTGGCGAAGAGATCGAAACCGCCACTTTTGCCAGCGAGAACATAATACTGTGTGGTACCGATGCCGGTAACGTTTACTCCTTCGATATTAGAAACAACGAGGGCTCCAAACCGGTATGGACTTTGAAGGCACACGATGCCGGTATATCGTCGTTGAGTTGTAACAGATTCATCTCCGGTATGATGGCCACTGGTGCCATGGGTGAGAAGCAGGTCAAGCTGTGGAAGTTTCCTACTGAAGCCACCGCGGGCTCCAGCGGTCCCGGCATGGTGCTGTCCCGAGACTTCGATGTTGGCAACGTGCTGACCTCCAGCTTTGCACCAGACATCGAAGTTGCCGGTAACATAGTCATCGGTGGTGTCAGCAAGGGCCTCAAGCTGTGGGATGTGTTCTCCAACCGTTCCGTACGTAGAGTGTTCCAGGACGAGCTGCAGCAGGTGCAAGAAGCCGCCAAGGCCGAGGCCAAGTCATTGGGCAGAAGCTCCAGGATTGCCAGGAAATACATCAAGAACGACAACCCGGACACCGTGCTTACAATCGAGGACAAGAACGAGGACGAGGACGAGGACGATGAAGGCGAAGAAGACTGGGAAGACGAGGACGAAGAGTAA